The genomic region GATCGATGATGGTTTTTCCCTTGCCGAATTGAAACGTCGTCTGGTACAGTTTGATGTCCCTCTTGATGCAGTCCGGTGTGTTTTCCTGACTCATTTCCATCCTGACCATCATCGGGGTCTTGGCGTATTCGCCAGGAAACTCGGTCTTCCTGTGTACATGAACAGGGAAGGTGTGGAAGGTGAGCGTACCAAATTTGCCAAGTTGGGTTTGCCGGAAGAAACGGTAAGGCTTACTGAGCCGTCTGTACCTGTTGCTGTCGGAAACTTCTGCCTCAGCAGTTTCAAGACAAGCCATGACAGCAAGGGGAGCGTCGGTTACTTCATTTCCCGTGGCAGTGAGCATGTGACTCTTATTACCGATACAGGTACTACCAGCTCTGAAATGGCAGGATATGCCTATGCGAGTGACATGCTGTATCTGGAAGCGAATTATGATCCTCAGATGCTGCAGGAAGGTGCCTATCCGGCTTTTCTCAAGCAACGTATAAGCGGCAAGTGGGGACATTTGTCAAATACTCAGGCTTTCCAGTTCATTAAGGATAGCGGTTTTCATGGAAATGCTGTATTCTTTATACATCTGTCCCGTAATAACAATACGGTTGATTTGGTCAATGCAGGAGCCCAAAGTTGTAATTTTCCTTTCTTTACTTTTGCATGTCCACGGGGCGAAGCAGTGAATCCGGCGGAGGTGCTTCATGGCTAGCAGGAAAGTTGTCAAGGGAAAGATGCCCAGACATATGGAAGTCATGACCTATAAAAAGTGTTTGGCTATAAAAAGGCCCGATGGGATCCGGATGCGGAGCCTGGACAAGTTTACTATGCCGGCACTCCTTCGTTGTACGGTATCAAGGAATTTCAAGCGTCCTTATCTTGCTACATACGGCGACGAAGAATATATCACCTATGGCAAATTCAATGTAATGGTCCAGAATGCCATGGCCTTTATGGTCGAAAAGGGTATGCATCCGCAACAGAGGATTGCATTGGTCGGTGAATCTTGCCCGAATTGGATGATTGCCTATTTTGCGACGACCTGCATGGATTGCATTGCCGTACCTATACTTCCTGATTTCTCTGCCAAGGAAATGAATATGATCCTTGATCATTGCGGCGCAGAGGCTGTGGTAGTCAATTGCAAGCAGGTCGAAAAGGTGCTTCCTTATCTGAAGCAGCATCCTGATGTCCCGCTTGTCCGTCTCGATGACCTGTTCTACATTCCCAAGAATGTCCGTGGGGAGATCATGGGACGGAAGGATTTCTGTGAATCACCAGGAATAGATCTCAGCCGTTTCAAGCATAGTAGGAAACTTGATGAACAGATTTCGGCGCTGCAGGTTGAGGAAGAGGACCTTGCGTCGATCATCTATACCAGCGGTACCACAGGAACCAGCAAAGGCGTCATGCTTACCCACAGGAACCTGCTGTCAAATGCTGATGAGGGCAGTTATAAATTTGTCAAGATCCATCCGGGTTATACCTTGTTGTCCATTCTTCCTGTCAGCCATGTCTATGAGTTTACCATCGGACAGCTGGTGCTGATGATGAACGGGGGAAAAGTCTGTTTCCTTGGCAAGCCGCCGGCCCCTAGCATCCTGATGCCTGCCTTGGCTAAGATCAGGCCACGGATCATACTTTCGGTTCCTTTGCTGATGGAGAAGGTCTATCGTTCGGCAGTATTGCCTGCCATACAGGGCAACAAGCTGCTGGCAATGCTGATGAGACATAGGTTGACTCGCAGGACGGTATCGAAGGTCATCGGCCGTAAGCTGATGATTACATTCGGAGGAAGGGTGAAATTCTTTGGTTTGGGAGGTGCTCCTCTTGATCCTGAGGTTGAAAAGTTCCTATACGATGCAAGGTTCCCCTATGCACTTGGATATGGCATGACTGAAACCAGTCCTCTCATAGCCGGTTGCAAGCCAAAGCACTCTGATCATAAATTGGGAACGATCGGCAAGTTGGTGACATACGTCAGTGTCAAGTTTGATCAAGTTGACCCAAAGACCGGCATAGGCGAAATCATGGTAAAAGGTCCGAACCTGATGAAAGGCTACTACAAGAGGGATGATCTCAATGCCGAGGTGTTTACAGAAAACGGTTATTTCCGTACTGGTGATTTGGGTATCATGAAAGGCAACCGGCTTTGCCTGAGGGGAAGGTCAAAGACGATGATTTTAGGCGCAGGGGGAGAGAACATCTATCCTGAGTCAATTGAGAACCTGCTCAACAACATGGAGTTCGTGCAGGAATCCCTTGTCGTACCGGATGGCGCAGGGCTGATGGCATTGATCAAGCTTGATCTGGAAGCTTATGCTGCCATAAAAAAACTTTCATACAATGATGCCAAGGTTGCCGCAGCAGAATATGTGAACAAGCTGAAACGAGACGTGAACAAGGAATTGAATTCCTTCTCACGGCTCAATTCTGCCAAGGTGCAGGAAGAGCCGTTCCAGCGGACACCGACATTGAAGATCAAACGATTTCTCTATACCCATAAACAGGAAGAAAAAAATAAGGATGATGATAATGGACACACCAAGACATGAGAAAAAAGTGCGAGGGGTAGCATGAGTACAGGCAATATAGATATCAGGATCAAAAGCTATGAACCGTTGATTACTCCTGCACAGCTCAATAAGAAATTTCCTCTTACCAAGGAACTTGAGGCAAAGATCAGGGAGAGCAGGGCGACGGTAAATGCAATTCTGAAGGGTGAAGACAAGCGTCTGCTTGCCATAGTCGGCCCTTGTTCGATACATGATCCGAAAGCTGCCCGTGAGTATGCTTCCAAGCTGAAAGTACTCAGCGACAGCCTGCAGGATGAAATTTTCATTGTCATGAGAACATACTTTGAAAAACCTAGGACGGTCGGCGGCTGGAAAGGTCTGATCGTAGATCCTGATATGGACCATTCCTACAAGATCGGCAAGGGACTGGAAGTAGCCAGGCATCTGTTGCTTGAAATTACGGAGATCGGCCTTCCTGTCGGCTGTGAGGTGCTTGATCCTGTCGTTCCCCAGTACATTGACGAACTGATGAGTTGGTCGGCCATAGGCGCGAGAACTACGGAAAGCCAGACACACCGGAACATTGCTTCCGGTCTGTCGGTTGCCGTAGGCTTCAAGAACAGTACCAACGGATGTGTTACCAATGCTATCAATGCCATAAAGTCATGCAATATTCCTGCGGCTTTCATCGGTATTGACCGCAATGGCAGCGATGTGGTGATACGGACTACCGGCAATGACCTTGGGCACCTGATCCTTCGCGGTGGTGACAGAGGCCCTAATTACTATGAGGACGAGGTTGAATTGGCAAAGCAGCGGATGGTAGAAGCCGGTCTCCAACCTCGGATTATCATTGACTGTTCCCATGCAAATTCCCGCAAGAGATTTTCTCTGCAGTCACGGGTACTGCGTGCTGTCATTGATGAGGTCTGCTGGGGAGAACATGCAATCAGGGGCTTTATGCTTGAAAGCAACCTGTATGAAGGTTCCCAATGCCTTGATGATGATGTCAAGCTTAAGTATGGAGTATCAGTTACGGATGGCTGCATCGGTTTTGACGAGACGCAGAGAATCCTGACGGGAGCCTGTCAGCTGCTCCGTAGGGCAAAGTATGATGAGACATTGTCCCGCCCTCTGTAGGTCGGGATGGCGACAAGCTGGCAAGGAGAAAAGATTATGAATGCATTGGTATTGTTTGCAGATGGCAGCGAAGAAGCGGAAACAATCCTTCCCATTGACGTATTGCGTCGGGCCGGGGTCGAGGTTACCGTTGCAGGTGTCGGAGGCAAACATATTGTCGGCGCACATAAGGTAGCCGTCGAGACAGACAAGGATGTCGCCGACTGTGACAAGGTCTATGATATGATTGTCATTCCCGGTGGCATTCCCGGTGCTGTCAACATTGCAGAATCATATGAGGCCATGGAACGGATCATCAACACGGCTCAGAAAGGAATCGTGGGTTGTATCTGTGCTTCGCCTGCTGTCGTGCTGGGCAAGACTGGAATTCTGGAAGGCCATGAAGCGACTTGTTATCCGGGAATGGAAAAGAGTTGTCCGTCTTTCAAGTTCTCAAAGAAACGTCTGGTAGTCGATGACCGTCTCATTACAGCCCAGGGACCGGCTGTTGCAATGGATTTTGCCTTTGCCTTGGTCGAGAAATTGCTTGGAAAGGCAAAGCGTGACGAAGTTGCCGAAGGCTTCCTCTACCTGCAGTAATAAAAGTCAGGAAAGGCCAGCCTCCTTCCTAGGGGGCTGTACGATCCTGATTCAACACCTGTGATGCTGCAGCATATGGACCAGAAGTCTTCCTCTTCTGTTGTCCCCATATGCCGTACAATATTCCTCAGCAGCTTCTTCTGCTGTTATGCTTGGGCGTTTCAACCTTTCGAAATACAGGTGGTCCACAAGCTCAAAATAAAGTTTCGATTTTTCTTTCTTTGGAAATGAAACATCGAATTCCCAACTGCAGACCAGTTTCATCAAAGGCCTGAATATAGTCTTGAAATAGCTTTCAGCGGCTTCTTCCCATGAAGGGGACGTGTGGGTGTCCAGTCCAAGGAAATACTTATGGCCGTCAATCTGTTCTTCTATTTCAAGGCAAGCCTTCTTGTCAAACGTATTGAACGTTTCTGCGGTAATGGCCCGCTCAAGCTTTGCTGTCGTTTCCCTATCCAGCGTCATATAATTATGCTCCTTGAATATTCATGGTAGGATTCCAATCCTTTGCCGGGTGTAAATATAATGCGAATATCTGCAAGTGAAAAGGGGGGTCTTGCCCGACAGAACGAAGAAAACCGGTAAATTGCCGTTTCTTTTCCTTGTGTACCGTGGAAAAGCATGTTCCGTTCTCATTGACTAAAGAAAACCTTTGAAGTAGTTTCTGTACAAGAGGTAGCCAATATGTTGATTCCAGATATTACAAAGGCAATCGGCAATACACCGTTGGTTCACATCCGGCATTTGGCCGGGAAGGACCGTTTCCTGTATGCAAAGGTC from Spirochaetia bacterium harbors:
- a CDS encoding MBL fold metallo-hydrolase, whose amino-acid sequence is MFHAVLGSGSCGNGYVFYDGKDAVLIDDGFSLAELKRRLVQFDVPLDAVRCVFLTHFHPDHHRGLGVFARKLGLPVYMNREGVEGERTKFAKLGLPEETVRLTEPSVPVAVGNFCLSSFKTSHDSKGSVGYFISRGSEHVTLITDTGTTSSEMAGYAYASDMLYLEANYDPQMLQEGAYPAFLKQRISGKWGHLSNTQAFQFIKDSGFHGNAVFFIHLSRNNNTVDLVNAGAQSCNFPFFTFACPRGEAVNPAEVLHG
- a CDS encoding AMP-binding protein; translation: MASRKVVKGKMPRHMEVMTYKKCLAIKRPDGIRMRSLDKFTMPALLRCTVSRNFKRPYLATYGDEEYITYGKFNVMVQNAMAFMVEKGMHPQQRIALVGESCPNWMIAYFATTCMDCIAVPILPDFSAKEMNMILDHCGAEAVVVNCKQVEKVLPYLKQHPDVPLVRLDDLFYIPKNVRGEIMGRKDFCESPGIDLSRFKHSRKLDEQISALQVEEEDLASIIYTSGTTGTSKGVMLTHRNLLSNADEGSYKFVKIHPGYTLLSILPVSHVYEFTIGQLVLMMNGGKVCFLGKPPAPSILMPALAKIRPRIILSVPLLMEKVYRSAVLPAIQGNKLLAMLMRHRLTRRTVSKVIGRKLMITFGGRVKFFGLGGAPLDPEVEKFLYDARFPYALGYGMTETSPLIAGCKPKHSDHKLGTIGKLVTYVSVKFDQVDPKTGIGEIMVKGPNLMKGYYKRDDLNAEVFTENGYFRTGDLGIMKGNRLCLRGRSKTMILGAGGENIYPESIENLLNNMEFVQESLVVPDGAGLMALIKLDLEAYAAIKKLSYNDAKVAAAEYVNKLKRDVNKELNSFSRLNSAKVQEEPFQRTPTLKIKRFLYTHKQEEKNKDDDNGHTKT
- a CDS encoding 3-deoxy-7-phosphoheptulonate synthase, yielding MSTGNIDIRIKSYEPLITPAQLNKKFPLTKELEAKIRESRATVNAILKGEDKRLLAIVGPCSIHDPKAAREYASKLKVLSDSLQDEIFIVMRTYFEKPRTVGGWKGLIVDPDMDHSYKIGKGLEVARHLLLEITEIGLPVGCEVLDPVVPQYIDELMSWSAIGARTTESQTHRNIASGLSVAVGFKNSTNGCVTNAINAIKSCNIPAAFIGIDRNGSDVVIRTTGNDLGHLILRGGDRGPNYYEDEVELAKQRMVEAGLQPRIIIDCSHANSRKRFSLQSRVLRAVIDEVCWGEHAIRGFMLESNLYEGSQCLDDDVKLKYGVSVTDGCIGFDETQRILTGACQLLRRAKYDETLSRPL
- a CDS encoding DJ-1/PfpI family protein: MNALVLFADGSEEAETILPIDVLRRAGVEVTVAGVGGKHIVGAHKVAVETDKDVADCDKVYDMIVIPGGIPGAVNIAESYEAMERIINTAQKGIVGCICASPAVVLGKTGILEGHEATCYPGMEKSCPSFKFSKKRLVVDDRLITAQGPAVAMDFAFALVEKLLGKAKRDEVAEGFLYLQ